From Camelina sativa cultivar DH55 chromosome 7, Cs, whole genome shotgun sequence, one genomic window encodes:
- the LOC104701902 gene encoding cysteine protease inhibitor WSCP-like: MNKPSVVSFLITLLLAAAVYIQAGEPVKVTVETDLKTDQQYYIQPVNTNFPGGGLVPAPPTLGSLCPLGIVQTAITFIPGVPVTFSFPNSTTKTTISTDDYVNIEFKSKFWLCDKLSKFWEVDESSSATEEPSILVGGTKQEQNSWFKIEKAGERAGANTYKLTSFAGLIGTKPGALGIPRLVLTNDKAKTLLVIFKKFDEATITTSTYFSG, encoded by the coding sequence atgaataaACCTTCAGTGGTCTCTtttctcatcactctcctgTTAGCTGCAGCTGTCTACATCCAAGCAGGCGAACCGGTGAAGGTAACTGTTGAAACTGATCTTAAAACCGATCAACAATACTACATCCAGCCAGTCAATACCAACTTCCCCGGAGGTGGTCTTGTCCCAGCCCCCCCTACACTAGGTTCCTTATGTCCACTTGGCATCGTCCAAACAGCCATTACGTTCATACCAGGCGTACCAGTTACCTTCTCATTTCCAAACTCAACCACGAAAACAACCATTTCTACAGATGATTATGTAAATATTGAGTTTAAGTCCAAATTCTGGCTCTGCGATAAGCTTTCCAAGTTTTGGGAAGTCGATGAATCCTCATCAGCTACCGAAGAGCCTTCCATTCTCGTTGGTGGTACAAAACAGGAACAGAATAGCTGGTTCAAGATTGAGAAAGCCGGAGAACGAGCCGGAGCAAACACCTATAAGCTGACCAGCTTTGCCGGACTTATTGGAACTAAGCCAGGAGCTTTAGGGATACCACGACTAGTTCTTACCAATGATAAGGCTAAAACCTTACTCGTCATATTCAAAAAGTTTGATGAAGCGACTATTACTACTTCTACGTACTTCTCTGGTTGA